In a genomic window of Dyadobacter fermentans DSM 18053:
- a CDS encoding DUF349 domain-containing protein: protein MAQEQQEGVKGEEQDDLAPKTIDTLEIDLNNELTEEHEEETPDVDYSQLSKEQLVNLLENELATIREEGSGAAQLKKAESVARGVRTVLDQIKLKDREAALKTFVEETGGEDGFEYKYDAETQKIDSLSREIRGLKNAFYQSQEKEKEKNFNVKTALLGRLRALVDEEGTRETDASGLKSSWEEFKKIQEEWKGAGNVASPHNGTLWATYNALIDRYFSNRNIYFELKELDRRRNAELKAELCEKVEELGKSLESRPMTREILNEANHIFEEYKHLGPAPKEDQEKLWQRFKEALDVLYDAQRGQFAEQKKSMQENYEQKLKIYEAIVPFTTYNSGSIKEWNAKTKDIMAFQDQWVALKGIMPREEGKELSKKFWAALKTFFNNKGEFFRQLESKREQNLELKNQLCEEAEAVLAAGEDNPSTTQKVIELQKKWKGIGQVPEKFKDTIYDRFKKACDSYFDQKRAKNREVEEEFEQNLKLKTDLIERIEAAAKDKDESSLNLLSAFKSEWSSIGFVPKKDMQAIQKRYIAAINTYVSAIGQLSTKEKEQAVLESEVELVRDGESSRNLYRKENDIRRKITQLENDIALWQNNIEFFAKSKTSDRLKAEFERKINNALSQLDELKHQLTIIQEAI, encoded by the coding sequence ATGGCACAAGAACAACAAGAAGGGGTCAAAGGCGAAGAGCAGGACGACCTGGCACCAAAAACGATTGATACCCTTGAAATTGATCTTAACAATGAGTTGACGGAAGAGCACGAGGAGGAAACGCCTGATGTGGATTACAGCCAATTGTCTAAGGAGCAACTGGTTAACTTGTTGGAGAACGAACTGGCGACCATCCGGGAAGAAGGCTCAGGCGCTGCCCAGCTTAAAAAGGCGGAATCTGTGGCCAGGGGGGTACGTACGGTGCTTGATCAGATCAAACTGAAGGACCGCGAAGCCGCGCTGAAAACGTTCGTCGAAGAGACGGGCGGAGAGGACGGTTTCGAGTACAAATATGATGCTGAAACGCAGAAAATAGACTCCCTGAGCCGTGAGATCCGCGGATTGAAAAATGCTTTCTACCAAAGCCAGGAGAAGGAAAAGGAGAAGAATTTCAATGTAAAAACCGCTCTGCTTGGTCGCCTGCGCGCGCTTGTGGACGAGGAAGGCACGCGCGAAACCGACGCGAGCGGCCTGAAATCGAGCTGGGAGGAATTCAAAAAGATCCAGGAAGAATGGAAAGGCGCCGGTAATGTGGCCTCGCCGCATAATGGCACGCTCTGGGCGACTTACAATGCGCTGATCGACCGCTATTTCAGCAACCGGAACATCTATTTCGAACTCAAAGAACTCGACCGCCGCCGCAACGCGGAACTCAAAGCCGAGCTCTGCGAGAAAGTGGAAGAACTAGGCAAATCGCTGGAAAGCCGCCCGATGACCCGGGAAATCCTGAACGAAGCCAACCATATTTTTGAAGAATACAAACACCTCGGCCCGGCGCCCAAGGAAGATCAGGAGAAACTCTGGCAGCGCTTCAAAGAGGCACTCGATGTGCTTTACGATGCACAACGCGGCCAGTTTGCCGAGCAGAAGAAATCCATGCAGGAGAACTACGAGCAAAAGCTGAAAATTTACGAGGCGATTGTTCCGTTCACAACCTACAATTCGGGCAGCATTAAAGAATGGAATGCCAAAACGAAGGACATTATGGCGTTCCAGGACCAATGGGTGGCTTTGAAAGGCATCATGCCGCGTGAGGAAGGCAAGGAGCTCAGCAAGAAGTTCTGGGCTGCGCTGAAAACGTTTTTCAACAACAAGGGAGAGTTCTTCCGACAGCTGGAATCGAAGCGCGAGCAGAACCTCGAATTGAAAAACCAGCTTTGCGAAGAAGCCGAGGCAGTTTTGGCGGCCGGCGAGGACAATCCTTCCACAACCCAGAAGGTAATCGAGCTCCAAAAGAAATGGAAAGGCATCGGCCAGGTTCCGGAGAAATTCAAAGACACGATTTACGACCGCTTCAAAAAAGCCTGCGATTCGTATTTCGATCAGAAACGCGCCAAAAACCGCGAAGTTGAAGAAGAATTCGAGCAAAACCTTAAACTGAAAACCGACCTCATCGAACGCATCGAAGCGGCAGCGAAGGATAAGGACGAATCGTCGCTCAATTTGTTGAGCGCATTCAAGTCGGAATGGTCGTCCATAGGCTTCGTGCCTAAGAAAGACATGCAGGCCATTCAGAAGCGTTATATCGCGGCAATCAATACATACGTGAGCGCGATCGGCCAGCTGTCGACGAAGGAGAAGGAGCAGGCCGTGCTGGAAAGCGAAGTGGAACTGGTGCGTGACGGCGAAAGCAGCCGCAACCTTTACCGCAAGGAAAATGATATCCGCCGCAAGATAACGCAGCTGGAAAACGACATCGCGCTTTGGCAAAACAACATCGAGTTCTTTGCGAAATCGAAAACTTCCGATCGTTTGAAAGCGGAATTCGAAAGAAAGATCAATAATGCATTAAGCCAGTTGGACGAGCTGAAACACCAACTCACTATTATTCAGGAAGCTATCTGA
- a CDS encoding transcriptional repressor, with amino-acid sequence MTLSDRLIRYCNQNNIRYAGKRIVVALHLDQRNQYTDGDTLWRSLRTSGVKISPATVYDALNWLESAGFAERKLVDGRKNMFRVKSFVPAK; translated from the coding sequence ATGACCCTATCCGACCGCCTCATTCGCTATTGTAACCAAAACAACATCCGGTACGCCGGCAAACGCATTGTAGTAGCCCTCCACCTCGACCAGCGCAACCAATATACCGACGGAGACACACTCTGGCGGTCGCTACGCACGAGCGGCGTCAAAATCAGTCCGGCCACGGTGTACGATGCCTTAAACTGGCTGGAAAGCGCCGGTTTCGCCGAGCGAAAGCTGGTGGACGGGCGCAAGAATATGTTTCGGGTGAAAAGCTTCGTTCCGGCGAAGTGA
- a CDS encoding TonB-dependent receptor, giving the protein MKDLPRRSLLLLTRPSLCALLTAVLPFSGQVAWAQQSAPDKKVKQTTTQSVPKTGKGSVKGKVQTPDGKPVEFANVVVKGTGKGTQTDEKGAFTINDIPEGEHSLLVQHLGFTSADLPFTVETGEQTVLEAITVQEGDKNLNEVVVSAGRVRESLNSVPASIAVLKAKEIQEQATINNSIAAILGNTIPGLGMPNNKATNTGQTLRGRSLLVLVDGIPQSTPLMNGNRDIRSIDPAVLERVEVVKGATAIYGNGAGGGLINYITRKPTENKAIAGITQLGMHGNLFHMADTPGYRISQMLEGKINKFSYVVSGLLDRTGVYKDGAGDVISTSNGLGETRLYNAYTKLFYDFNADNELEFSFNLFSSRQYTKYVNKPGVYGETPTIAVPGDSPGDAEGTPFNYNFSLRYLRRGLWAKTSMDITAYLNGFESMNAYTASTSGWYGPGQTQITSRKKGLRANFYTPFNVSPNFGGGVTYGIDILGDVTNQVLTDGRVYVPDMNMTSIAPYAQVKLDIVKDLTLKTGARFENIGIDVKDYSTLAKGPNGEGAVAVKGGKLDYKALNLNAGLRYSKYSLFNPFFNFSQAFGISELGRILRSATTNTIANLNTKPIIVNNYEAGFSSQYKFVQFTAAYFISTSKLGADMVTVNGVMTPLRLPEEIKGYEFTLDFQPSDKLSFGGSYSYVEGKADQNDNGHFDDPEDRYLTGARITPPKATAFIKYQPTDKLNLNLFWVYSGNRKRFDKQANGRYGNGEGPVDAYDLFNLNASYVFSKHIRAAVGIENLLNKTYFNTVNLFSGQDLEYTRGNGSRFSLNVYYNF; this is encoded by the coding sequence ATGAAAGATTTACCAAGACGCTCCCTCCTATTACTTACCCGACCGTCGCTCTGCGCGTTACTCACGGCCGTGCTACCGTTTTCGGGGCAGGTTGCGTGGGCACAGCAGTCGGCGCCGGACAAAAAAGTGAAACAAACTACCACCCAGTCGGTGCCGAAAACCGGCAAGGGCTCGGTGAAAGGCAAGGTGCAAACGCCTGACGGCAAGCCGGTGGAATTTGCCAATGTGGTTGTAAAAGGCACCGGCAAGGGCACTCAAACCGATGAAAAGGGCGCATTTACCATTAACGACATCCCCGAAGGCGAGCATAGCCTGCTGGTGCAGCACCTCGGGTTCACCTCCGCCGATCTGCCATTTACGGTAGAAACCGGCGAGCAAACGGTGCTGGAAGCTATTACCGTGCAGGAAGGAGACAAAAACCTGAATGAAGTGGTGGTTTCAGCCGGCCGCGTGCGCGAGAGCCTCAATTCCGTGCCCGCGTCGATTGCCGTGCTGAAAGCGAAGGAAATCCAGGAACAGGCGACGATCAACAACTCCATCGCGGCGATTTTGGGCAATACCATTCCGGGGCTGGGAATGCCGAATAACAAGGCGACCAACACCGGCCAAACGCTGCGCGGAAGGAGCCTCCTGGTGCTCGTGGACGGCATTCCGCAGTCGACGCCGCTCATGAACGGTAACCGCGACATCCGCTCCATCGACCCTGCCGTGCTGGAACGCGTAGAGGTCGTGAAAGGCGCGACGGCCATTTATGGCAACGGCGCCGGCGGCGGGCTGATCAACTACATTACCCGGAAACCGACCGAGAATAAAGCGATCGCCGGCATCACGCAGCTCGGCATGCATGGCAATCTGTTCCACATGGCCGATACGCCGGGCTACCGCATTTCGCAGATGCTGGAAGGAAAGATCAACAAGTTTTCCTACGTTGTGAGCGGCCTGCTCGACCGCACCGGTGTGTACAAAGACGGTGCCGGCGATGTGATCTCAACGTCCAATGGATTGGGTGAAACGAGGCTTTACAATGCCTACACGAAGCTTTTCTATGACTTCAATGCCGATAATGAGCTGGAATTCTCGTTCAACCTGTTCAGCAGCCGGCAGTATACCAAATACGTGAACAAACCGGGCGTTTATGGCGAAACACCGACTATCGCCGTGCCGGGCGACAGTCCGGGCGACGCGGAAGGCACGCCATTCAACTACAACTTTTCGCTTCGTTACCTGCGTCGCGGGCTTTGGGCAAAAACCAGTATGGACATTACCGCCTACCTGAACGGTTTCGAATCAATGAACGCCTACACGGCCTCCACATCGGGCTGGTATGGCCCCGGGCAAACGCAGATCACATCGCGCAAAAAAGGGCTCCGGGCCAACTTTTACACGCCATTCAATGTCAGCCCGAACTTCGGCGGCGGCGTTACCTACGGGATCGACATCCTGGGCGACGTGACGAACCAGGTGCTCACCGACGGTCGCGTGTATGTGCCCGACATGAACATGACGAGCATTGCGCCTTACGCACAGGTGAAGCTGGACATCGTCAAAGACCTTACCCTGAAAACCGGTGCGCGGTTTGAAAACATCGGCATTGATGTGAAAGATTACAGCACGCTTGCCAAGGGGCCCAACGGCGAGGGTGCCGTGGCCGTGAAGGGCGGGAAACTGGACTACAAGGCATTGAACCTGAATGCAGGCTTGCGTTACTCGAAATACAGCCTTTTCAACCCGTTCTTTAACTTTTCACAGGCATTCGGGATCAGCGAGCTGGGGCGCATCCTCCGCTCGGCCACGACCAACACGATCGCCAACCTGAACACGAAGCCGATTATCGTCAATAACTATGAGGCCGGGTTCAGCAGCCAGTACAAATTCGTGCAGTTTACAGCGGCCTATTTTATCAGTACTTCCAAACTCGGCGCCGATATGGTGACCGTGAATGGCGTGATGACCCCGCTCCGCTTGCCGGAGGAAATCAAAGGCTATGAATTCACACTCGATTTCCAACCGTCTGACAAATTATCGTTCGGCGGAAGCTACTCGTATGTGGAAGGCAAAGCCGACCAGAACGACAACGGCCATTTCGACGACCCGGAAGACCGCTACCTCACCGGCGCGCGCATTACCCCGCCAAAAGCAACTGCATTTATCAAATACCAGCCGACAGACAAGCTTAACCTGAACCTTTTTTGGGTATATTCGGGTAACCGCAAGCGATTCGACAAGCAAGCCAACGGCCGCTACGGTAACGGCGAAGGCCCGGTAGATGCCTACGATCTTTTTAACCTGAATGCCTCGTACGTGTTCAGCAAGCACATTCGTGCGGCTGTGGGTATCGAAAATCTTCTGAACAAGACTTATTTCAACACGGTGAACCTGTTCAGCGGACAGGACCTGGAATACACCCGAGGTAATGGGTCCCGGTTTAGTTTGAATGTGTATTACAATTTTTAA